A stretch of DNA from Rickettsia hoogstraalii:
AAAATTATGATTATAGCTCTTGCAGCTTCTATGTTACAAGCCTGTAACGGTCCGGGCGGTATGAATAAACAAGGTACAGGAACACTTCTTGGCGGTGCCGGCGGTGCATTACTTGGTTCTCAATTCGGTAAGGGCAAAGGACAGCTTGTCGGAGTAGGTGTAGGCGCATTACTTGGAGCAGTTCTTGGTGGACAAATAGGTGCAGGTATGGATGAGCAGGATAGAAGACTTGCAGAACTCACCTCACAAAGAGCTTTAGAAGCAGCTCCTAGCGGTAGTAACGTAGAATGGCGTAATCCGGATAACGGCAATTACGGTTACGTAACACCTAATAAAACTTATAGAAATAGCACTGGTCAATATTGCCGTGAGTACACTCAAACAGTTGTAATAGGCGGAAAACAACAAAAAGCATACGGTAATGCCTGCCGCCAACCTGACGGACAATGGCAAGTTGTGAATTGATAGACAAAACGTCATTGTGAGTAGGCATTGCCCGCATGGATACCAAATCGTCATTGCGAGCGACTGTAAGGAGCGTGGCAATCCAGAAAAACAATAAAAAAATTCTAAAAATCAGAATTTTTTACTGGATTGCTTCGTCAATTGCTATGCAATTTCCTCGCAATGACGACCTTCAGTATCCGCATGGCAATACCTTCTCGCAATGACGTTATAATAATAAGGAGTAACCTATGACTTTCATAATAACAAGTACGGCGTTTAAGCATAATGAGCGTATTCCTAATAAATTTACTTGTAAAGGACAGAATGTTTCTCCGCATTTAGAGTGGAGTGATGCTCCTATAGATACTAAATCTTTTGTACTTATCATGGATGATCCTGATGCACCAATAGAAATAGCACCACCGCACGGTATATGGGATCATTGGATAATATATAATATTCCTGCTTCTATTACTGAGCTTTCAGAAGGACAAATAGATAGTAGTATTAAAATTTTAAATAATAGCTGGAAGGAAAAGAAATACGGAGGTCCTTGTCCACCTGCCGGTAAACCTCATCGTTATTTTTTCAAACTATACGCTCTAAATGATTATCTTAAGCTTGATGAGAATGCTAACAAGCAGGATTTAGTATTAGCTTTGCAAAAACATTTACTAGCTGAAACTGAAATAATCGGCATTTATTCTACATAATGTCATGGCTTACCCGTATTAAACCGTCATTGCGAGCAGGTGTTGTTGCGTGGATCAGTTTTACCTCTGTCATCCCGTGGCTTGACCACGGGATCCAGTTAAAAATACTAAAATTATTAGTATTTTTTATTGTTTTTTTTATTGTTTTTATAGACCCCGTGGTCAAGCGAACTAGGTGACACAGTAGATTTTACCGGTCTACGCAACAATGCCTTGCAAGCAGTCATAGGCTGCGTGGCAATCTCATGAAATAATACTCCTGAGATTGCTTCGTCGAAACTTGCAGTTTCTTCTCGCAATGACGGAAAAACTGATCCATACAGGAATGATCTAACACTTTAAACACAAAATATTATCTTGGAAAAACCTATAATCGAGTTTCGTAACGTATCTAAAAAATTCGGTAATAAATTGCCGATAAATAACGTTAGCTTTACCGTCAAAAAAAATAATATCACTACTTTAATCGGACCTAACGGTGCAGGTAAAACTACCATAGTACGGTTAATGCTTGGGCTTGAAAAACCGACAAGCGGTGAGATTATAATTGATTCCAAATTAAAAATCGGATATGTACCGCAGAAGTTCGGTCTAAGCCCTGATTTACCTATTACGGTGAAAAAATTTTTAGATTTGTTAGCACCGAATAATTTTAATAGCAATATTAAAGAGATTAACTCATTTATTGATTTAGAACATATAAAAGAGCAAGAAATTTCTAAACTCTCAGGAGGACAGTTTCAAAAGGTAGTTCTTGCATGTTCAATAGTTAATAATCCCGACTTAATTATTTTAGATGAACCGCTGCAATCTTTAGACGTAACAAGCCAGCAGGAATTTTATCAGCTTATTAATCTGATTCGTAAAAAGCTAAATATTACGGTTTTTATGATTTCTCATGATTTATTTACCGTAATAAAAAACTCCGATCAAGTGATATGCTTAAACGGTCATATATGTTGTAGCGGAATACCAAACGAAATAACTCCTAACTCTGAATTCTCAAATGCACTTTCTTCTCTAGGCTTCTATACCCACCACCACGACCATAAGCATTAGACTTATTCCAAATATTGCTTTAAATATCTGCCGGTATGGCTTTCCGCGCAAGCAGCGATGTCGACAGGAGTACCACATACAACTATCTTACCGCCTTTGTCACCGCCCTCAGGACCGACGTCAATAATATAATCTGCCGTTTTTATAACATCTAAATTATGCTCGATAACTAAAACGGTATTACCCATATCAACAAGTTTATGTAAAACTTTCAGCAATTTATTAATATCGTCGATATGTAGTCCCGTAGTCGGTTCATCAAGTATATAAAGCGTTTTACCGGTTGAACGTCTTGATAATTCTTTAGCAAGCTTAACACGTTGTGCTTCACCGCCTGAAAGAGTAGTAGCAGACTGACCGATTTTAATATAGCCTAGACCTACTTCATTTAAGGTAATTAGTTTTTCATAGATTAACGGGATTTTCTCAAAAAATTGCATCGCATCTTCTACCGTCATCATCAAAATATCGGCAATAGACTTGCCTTTATATTTTATTTCAAGCGTTTCTCTATTATATCTGTGACCATTACAAATATCACATTTTACATATACGTCAGGGAGAAAATGCATCTCTATTTTAATTAGCCCGTCACCTTGGCATGCTTCACATCTCCCGCCTTTAACGTTAAACGAAAATCTGCCTACTTTATACCCTCTAGCTTTTGATTCAGGTAATTCCACAAACCAATCCCTAATATGGGTAAAGGCACCTGTATAAGTCGCAGGGTTTGAACGAGGAGTTCTACCTATCGGGGATTGATTAATATCGATAATTTTATCAATATATTCAAGTCCTTTTAATTCTCTATATTTTCCGGGAAATACTTTACTAGTCGGCTCTAAATGCTTTAGAGCCGCTTTATATAGAGTATGAATCATCAAGCTTGATTTACCACTTCCCGATACTCCCGTTATAGCAGTAAAAGTACCAAGTGGAATTTTGATATCAACATTATCTAAATTGTTAGAAACCGCCCCAAGTAATTCAATTGACCTATTGTCATGCCCTACTCTTGTTTCAGACGGCACTTTGATTGTTTGACGACCGCTTAGATACCTACCTGTAATACTTTCTTCAAAATTCTTTATTTCTTCTGCATTGCCTTCTGCAATAACACGACCACCGTGAATACCGGCTCCCGGTCCTATATCAATAATATGATCTGCTTCATACATTGTTTCTTCGTCATGCTCAACTACTAAAACAGTATTACCCAGATCTCTAAGCCTTTTTAGTGTCTCAATTAATCTTGTATTATCTCGTTGATGAAGACCTATAGACGGCTCATCAAGTACATATAAAACACCGCTAAGCCCTGATCCTATTTGAGATGCAAGACGGATACGCTGACTTTCCCCTCCCGATAAAGTACCTGCTTCTCGTGATAACGTTAGATAATCAAGCCCGACATTCATAAGAAATTTTAATCTCTCGGTAATTTCTTTGAGTATACGCTCAGCGATAAATAATTGCTTTTTATTTAATTTTTCTTCTAAGTGGCTAAACCATTTTTGCAAGGCTGCAATACTCATACCTGCTACTTCGCCTATATGAAAATTCGCTATTTTAACGCATAATGCTTCATCTTTTAATCTAAACCCTGAGCAGGCAGTACATTTATGTTCTGACTTAAATTTAGCTAGTTCTTCTTTAATTAAAACCGATTCTATAGTACGGTCCTTTTCCTGCAAACTTGGTATTATACCGGCAAAAGGTTGTTTTATTATTTGCGTTTTAGAACCGTCGTAAAATTCAAATTTTATTGCCTCTTCTCCTGAACCTTCAAATAAAATATCCTTAACATTTTGTGATAAACTTACAAAAGGTACTTCAATAGAAAATTTATAATGATCGGCAAGAGCCTTTAATGTCTCTAGGATAAATTTAGAAGATGTACTACCCCAAGGCACTATTGCACCGTCTTTAATAGAAATTCTTTGATCCGGAACAATTAAGTCTCTATCAAAGAAAAACTCCTTACCTATTCCCTCACATTTAGGACATGCTCCAAAAGGGCTATTAAAAGAAAAAATTCGAGGCTCTATTTCAGTAAGCTGAAAACCCGATACCGGACAAGAATATTTTTCGGAAAAAGTAATACGTTGATTTTTTTCAAATTCGGTCTTAACTGCCGGCGGCAATTCTACAATTTCTAAATAAGTAATACCTTCGGCAAGATTTAACGAACTCTCTAAGCTATCTGCAAGCCTATTACCTAAACTTTCGTCTAGAACTATTCTATCAACTATGACTTCTATATTATGCTTCCTATTTTTATCAAGTTTCGGTAAATCATCAATTTCACAAACTTCACCGTTAACTATTAATTTCTGAAAGCCTTGCTTTTTCAGATTCATAATTTCACGTTTGAACTCCCCCTTATGTCCTCTAACAATAGGAGCAAGTAAATATACTTTCGTGCCTTTAGGTAGTTCATTAATTATATCTACCATCTCAGAAACCGTTTGGCTATGTATCGGAAGACCGGTTGCCGGAGAGTAAGGAATACCCACCCTTGCATATAATAACCTAAGGTAATCGTAAATTTCCGTTATAGTTCCAACCGTAGAACGAGGATTTTTAGAAGTAGTTTTTTGGTCAATTGCAATAGCAGGCGATAATCCGGAAATAGATTCCACATTCGGTTTATTTTGTAAATGCAAGAATTGCCTTGCATATGAAGATAAGCTTTCAACATATCGCCTTTGACCTTCTGCATAAATAGTATCAAAAGCTAAAGAAGACTTGCCTGAGCCACTAAGACCGGTGATAACAACAAATTTATTCCTTGGAATATCAACATTTATATTTTTTAGATTATGCTCTTTAGCACCGCGTACCTTAATATATTCTTGGTTCATAATCACTTCACTACAAAATTTTTGAGATATTTTTTAAAAAAACTGTAGTATTATAGGCTCTTTTATTTTATTATTGCAATAATAATATTTTAAAATAGGTAGTAATCTATGGCAGGTAGTTTAAATAAAGTAATATTAATAGGTAATGTAGGGCGTGATCCGGAAATTAGAACTACGGGCGAAGGGAAAAAAATCATTAATCTTTCCTTAGCAACAACCGAAACTTGGAAAGATCGCATTACCAGCGAACGAAAAGAACGAACTGAATGGCATAGAGTAGTGATATTTAGCGAAGGGTTAGTATATGTTGTAGAACGCTATGTCACAAAAGGTAGTAAATTATATATTGAAGGTTCATTGCAAACTCGTAAGTGGAATGATAATTCAGGTCAAGAAAAATATACCACGGAAATTGTGTTACAAAATTTTAATTCACAATTAATATTATTAGATAGTAAAAACTCTAATAATCATACTCAAGATTCAGGGCATAGCGAATATAAACATCCTGAAGCTAAAAATCATTCCTTTGACCATAGCAACTTAGACGACGAAATACCGTTTTAATTATTTTCTGTCATTGCGAGAAAAATTACGTAGTAATTCGACGAAGCAATCCAGTAAAAAATTCTGTAAATCAGAATTTTTTTATTATTTTTTCTGGATTACCACGCTCCCTACGGTCGCTCGCAATGACGATTTGGTGTCCATGCAGGAATATCATTTAAGACATGCAAGTAACTTCTACCAAATATTACCTATAAATATTATGAAAAAACTTCTTTGTATAATATTCCTTACATCAATATTTCTTTCAGGGTGTTCTACCACTCATGATGTAGCTAGTAGGGTAAAGTATTCACAAGATATAGCAACTCAAAATAACTTTCAGATGAGGCTAGTAAACGGTGGTGATTTTACTCTTACGACTTATCAGCGTATTACCGACCATAACCTACCTTTCGTATTCTATATTGAGGGAGATGGGCATCTTGCGGATGGCGGCGTTAACTCTGACAACCCTACCCCTGTTAATCCGATGCTCTTGAAGCTTGCTACAATCGATAAAAGACCGAATGTTGTTTATATAGCACGACCTTGTCAATATACTCCTTTAGAGATGAATCCAAAATGCATTAGCGATTATTGGTTAGATAAAAGAATGGGGCAGGAAGTCGTAGATTCAATTAACAGTGTCATAAATATTATCAATAACGGACAAAAATTTAGCTTAGTCGGCTTCTCCGGTGGCGGCGGGCTTACAATATTAATTGCCGCTCAAAATAGTAATGTTAAAGATATTATAACGATTGCCGGTAATTTAGATACTAAAAAATTCGATAAATATCATAATTATCGTGGTTACTTAGTTAAATCGTTAAACCCGATAAATTATGCAAAACAAGTTAATAATATCCCTCAATTACATCTCTCCGGCAGGGATGACAAAAG
This window harbors:
- a CDS encoding RT0821/Lpp0805 family surface protein codes for the protein MKLLSKIMIIALAASMLQACNGPGGMNKQGTGTLLGGAGGALLGSQFGKGKGQLVGVGVGALLGAVLGGQIGAGMDEQDRRLAELTSQRALEAAPSGSNVEWRNPDNGNYGYVTPNKTYRNSTGQYCREYTQTVVIGGKQQKAYGNACRQPDGQWQVVN
- a CDS encoding YbhB/YbcL family Raf kinase inhibitor-like protein; this encodes MTFIITSTAFKHNERIPNKFTCKGQNVSPHLEWSDAPIDTKSFVLIMDDPDAPIEIAPPHGIWDHWIIYNIPASITELSEGQIDSSIKILNNSWKEKKYGGPCPPAGKPHRYFFKLYALNDYLKLDENANKQDLVLALQKHLLAETEIIGIYST
- a CDS encoding metal ABC transporter ATP-binding protein — encoded protein: MEKPIIEFRNVSKKFGNKLPINNVSFTVKKNNITTLIGPNGAGKTTIVRLMLGLEKPTSGEIIIDSKLKIGYVPQKFGLSPDLPITVKKFLDLLAPNNFNSNIKEINSFIDLEHIKEQEISKLSGGQFQKVVLACSIVNNPDLIILDEPLQSLDVTSQQEFYQLINLIRKKLNITVFMISHDLFTVIKNSDQVICLNGHICCSGIPNEITPNSEFSNALSSLGFYTHHHDHKH
- the uvrA gene encoding excinuclease ABC subunit UvrA, whose protein sequence is MNQEYIKVRGAKEHNLKNINVDIPRNKFVVITGLSGSGKSSLAFDTIYAEGQRRYVESLSSYARQFLHLQNKPNVESISGLSPAIAIDQKTTSKNPRSTVGTITEIYDYLRLLYARVGIPYSPATGLPIHSQTVSEMVDIINELPKGTKVYLLAPIVRGHKGEFKREIMNLKKQGFQKLIVNGEVCEIDDLPKLDKNRKHNIEVIVDRIVLDESLGNRLADSLESSLNLAEGITYLEIVELPPAVKTEFEKNQRITFSEKYSCPVSGFQLTEIEPRIFSFNSPFGACPKCEGIGKEFFFDRDLIVPDQRISIKDGAIVPWGSTSSKFILETLKALADHYKFSIEVPFVSLSQNVKDILFEGSGEEAIKFEFYDGSKTQIIKQPFAGIIPSLQEKDRTIESVLIKEELAKFKSEHKCTACSGFRLKDEALCVKIANFHIGEVAGMSIAALQKWFSHLEEKLNKKQLFIAERILKEITERLKFLMNVGLDYLTLSREAGTLSGGESQRIRLASQIGSGLSGVLYVLDEPSIGLHQRDNTRLIETLKRLRDLGNTVLVVEHDEETMYEADHIIDIGPGAGIHGGRVIAEGNAEEIKNFEESITGRYLSGRQTIKVPSETRVGHDNRSIELLGAVSNNLDNVDIKIPLGTFTAITGVSGSGKSSLMIHTLYKAALKHLEPTSKVFPGKYRELKGLEYIDKIIDINQSPIGRTPRSNPATYTGAFTHIRDWFVELPESKARGYKVGRFSFNVKGGRCEACQGDGLIKIEMHFLPDVYVKCDICNGHRYNRETLEIKYKGKSIADILMMTVEDAMQFFEKIPLIYEKLITLNEVGLGYIKIGQSATTLSGGEAQRVKLAKELSRRSTGKTLYILDEPTTGLHIDDINKLLKVLHKLVDMGNTVLVIEHNLDVIKTADYIIDVGPEGGDKGGKIVVCGTPVDIAACAESHTGRYLKQYLE
- a CDS encoding single-stranded DNA-binding protein, with amino-acid sequence MAGSLNKVILIGNVGRDPEIRTTGEGKKIINLSLATTETWKDRITSERKERTEWHRVVIFSEGLVYVVERYVTKGSKLYIEGSLQTRKWNDNSGQEKYTTEIVLQNFNSQLILLDSKNSNNHTQDSGHSEYKHPEAKNHSFDHSNLDDEIPF
- a CDS encoding alpha/beta hydrolase family protein — encoded protein: MKKLLCIIFLTSIFLSGCSTTHDVASRVKYSQDIATQNNFQMRLVNGGDFTLTTYQRITDHNLPFVFYIEGDGHLADGGVNSDNPTPVNPMLLKLATIDKRPNVVYIARPCQYTPLEMNPKCISDYWLDKRMGQEVVDSINSVINIINNGQKFSLVGFSGGGGLTILIAAQNSNVKDIITIAGNLDTKKFDKYHNYRGYLVKSLNPINYAKQVNNIPQLHLSGRDDKRVPPFIAELYVKTSNSPCVKKQTFPNISHAKGWDKIWSNILDIPLICN